Proteins from one Parvibaculum lavamentivorans DS-1 genomic window:
- a CDS encoding ROK family protein has translation MRIGIDLGGTKIEALALDHAGHELARRRIPAPRGDYAATIAAIRDLVAALESETGKTGTIGIGMPGAISPATGLVKNANSTWLIGHPFGSDLEAALARPVRLANDADCFALSEASDGAGAGARSVFGVILGTGVGGGIVINGALLSGPNAIAGEWGHNPLPWMLPDEYPGTDCYCGKKGCIETWVSGPAFAREYAAENTDALTPEEIAAAALEGARPARLAIRRYSDRLARTLAHIVNILDPEVVVLGGGMSNIAALYEEIPARWGAYVFSDKVATNLRPHRHGDSSGVRGAAWLWPAD, from the coding sequence ATGCGCATCGGCATAGACCTCGGCGGCACAAAAATAGAAGCCCTCGCCCTCGACCACGCGGGCCATGAGCTTGCCCGCCGCCGCATCCCCGCCCCGCGCGGCGACTACGCCGCCACTATCGCCGCCATCCGCGATCTCGTCGCCGCCCTCGAATCCGAAACGGGAAAGACAGGCACCATCGGCATCGGTATGCCCGGCGCAATATCCCCCGCCACCGGCCTCGTGAAAAACGCCAACAGCACCTGGCTCATCGGCCATCCCTTCGGCTCCGATCTCGAAGCCGCCCTCGCCCGCCCCGTCCGCCTCGCGAATGACGCCGACTGCTTCGCCCTCTCCGAAGCCTCGGATGGCGCGGGGGCCGGCGCGCGCTCCGTTTTCGGCGTCATCCTCGGCACAGGCGTCGGCGGCGGCATCGTCATCAACGGCGCGCTTCTCTCAGGGCCAAATGCTATCGCCGGCGAATGGGGCCACAATCCGCTCCCCTGGATGCTCCCCGATGAATATCCGGGTACGGATTGTTATTGCGGCAAGAAGGGCTGCATCGAAACATGGGTGTCCGGCCCCGCCTTCGCCCGCGAATACGCGGCCGAAAATACCGACGCCCTGACACCGGAAGAAATCGCCGCCGCCGCGCTCGAAGGCGCCCGCCCCGCCCGCCTCGCCATCCGCCGCTATTCGGACCGCCTCGCCCGCACGCTGGCGCATATCGTCAACATCCTCGACCCTGAAGTCGTGGTCCTCGGCGGCGGCATGTCCAACATCGCCGCCCTCTACGAAGAAATCCCCGCCCGCTGGGGCGCCTACGTCTTCTCCGACAAGGTCGCCACAAACCTGCGCCCCCACCGCCACGGCGACAGCAGCGGCGTCCGCGGCGCCGCCTGGCTCTGGCCGGCAGACTGA
- a CDS encoding DNA polymerase IV, which produces MTTTTPQGFCRDCFASVPPEATRCPACKRPRLKFHPELHTLTIAHMDCDAFYAAVEKRDNPELRDKPLIIGGGTRGVVSTCCYIARIRGVRSAMPMFKALAACPEAVVIKPDMTKYARVARDVRALMRDLTPLVEPVSIDEAFLDLSGTERLHHASAAISMARLAKRIEDEIGITVSVGLSHNKFLAKIASDLDKPRGFAIIGREETLSFLAEKPVSMIWGVGKALETKLARDGITRIAHLQRMEENDLMARYGSMGRRLSRLSRGLDTRGVEPVHEAKSISSETTFMRDIADAAELDRKLWPLCEKVSARAKAAGLSGSTIVLKLKTADFKTRTRNQTLPDPTQLAEVIYRIAAPMLAREATGTSFRLLGVGISGLADGDLADPNDLLDPAATRRAAAERAMDKLRAKFGDKSIVKGRGLRR; this is translated from the coding sequence ATGACCACCACCACCCCCCAAGGCTTCTGCCGCGACTGCTTCGCCTCTGTGCCGCCGGAAGCGACCCGCTGCCCTGCCTGCAAGCGCCCGCGCCTGAAATTCCATCCCGAGCTTCACACCCTCACCATCGCGCACATGGATTGCGACGCCTTCTACGCCGCCGTCGAAAAGCGCGACAACCCGGAGCTGCGCGACAAGCCGCTCATCATCGGCGGCGGCACGCGCGGCGTCGTCTCCACCTGCTGCTACATCGCGCGAATTCGCGGCGTCCGCTCCGCCATGCCCATGTTCAAGGCGCTCGCCGCCTGCCCCGAAGCCGTCGTGATAAAGCCCGACATGACGAAATATGCGCGCGTCGCCCGCGACGTCCGCGCCCTGATGCGCGACCTGACGCCGCTCGTCGAGCCCGTCTCCATTGACGAGGCTTTTCTCGACCTCTCCGGCACCGAGCGCCTGCATCACGCGAGCGCGGCGATCAGCATGGCGCGCCTCGCCAAACGCATCGAGGACGAAATCGGTATCACCGTTTCCGTCGGCCTCAGCCACAACAAGTTCCTGGCGAAAATCGCCTCCGATCTCGACAAGCCGCGCGGCTTCGCCATCATCGGCCGCGAGGAAACATTGTCCTTCCTCGCCGAAAAACCCGTTTCCATGATCTGGGGCGTCGGCAAGGCGCTCGAAACCAAACTCGCCCGCGACGGCATCACGCGCATCGCCCATCTCCAGCGTATGGAGGAAAACGATCTCATGGCGCGCTACGGCTCGATGGGCCGCCGCCTTTCGCGTCTCTCGCGCGGCCTCGATACGCGCGGCGTCGAACCCGTCCATGAGGCAAAGAGCATTTCGTCCGAAACCACCTTCATGCGCGACATCGCGGATGCAGCCGAGCTCGACCGCAAGCTCTGGCCGCTCTGCGAAAAAGTCTCCGCCCGCGCCAAGGCCGCCGGCCTTTCCGGTTCGACCATCGTCCTGAAACTGAAGACCGCCGACTTCAAGACCCGCACCCGCAACCAGACGCTGCCGGATCCGACTCAGCTCGCGGAAGTCATCTACCGCATTGCCGCGCCCATGCTCGCGCGCGAGGCCACGGGGACAAGTTTTCGTCTTCTCGGGGTGGGGATTTCCGGTCTCGCCGATGGCGACCTCGCCGACCCGAACGACCTGCTCGACCCCGCCGCAACACGCCGCGCCGCCGCCGAGCGCGCCATGGACAAGCTGCGCGCAAAATTCGGGGATAAGTCCATCGTCAAGGGTCGCGGCCTGCGCCGGTGA
- a CDS encoding response regulator: MSKKVLIVEDNELNMKLFHDLLDAHGYETLQTRDGIEALEIARTNRPDLILMDIQLPEVSGLEVTKWIKEDDSLRSIPVVAVTAFAMKGDEEKIREGGCEAYISKPISVTQFLETVQRFLR, from the coding sequence ATGTCTAAGAAGGTCCTGATCGTCGAAGACAATGAGCTTAACATGAAGCTCTTTCACGATCTTTTGGACGCGCATGGATACGAAACGCTGCAGACGCGGGACGGCATCGAGGCGCTCGAGATCGCGCGGACGAACCGGCCCGACCTCATCCTCATGGACATCCAACTGCCGGAAGTTTCCGGGCTCGAAGTCACGAAGTGGATCAAGGAAGACGACAGCCTGCGCTCTATCCCGGTTGTCGCCGTGACCGCGTTCGCCATGAAGGGCGACGAGGAGAAGATCCGCGAAGGTGGCTGCGAGGCCTACATTTCCAAGCCGATCTCCGTGACACAGTTCCTGGAAACGGTTCAGCGCTTCCTGCGCTGA
- a CDS encoding cell envelope integrity EipB family protein codes for MTRSLRIARFSAIFIIAGSMAAEAAPTLQMHRAVYDLTLGRTQPVSDITGIRGRMVVEWRGGPKCGGYTSLQRVVTHVTGVDDDSVSNDVRLSYWEAADGDQFTFTRTEYTNGQLTGQEEGSAERDKNGGSVRVFREGDEPLAMPGDVLFPIAYNLALIEKAQAGQRVFSRALFDGTEPGENPTTAFIGKPLSKQWVGEGVEVEGEGKSLSAMRPWPVRISYFDPADREGVPSFEMGYVLFPNGIAAELTLDYLDVQLKGRLSELTYFAPDSC; via the coding sequence TTGACGCGAAGCCTGAGAATAGCCCGGTTTTCCGCCATTTTTATCATTGCCGGCAGCATGGCGGCGGAGGCGGCGCCGACATTGCAGATGCATCGCGCGGTCTATGACCTCACGCTCGGACGGACACAGCCGGTGAGCGATATTACCGGCATCCGTGGACGGATGGTGGTCGAATGGCGCGGCGGCCCCAAATGTGGGGGCTATACGTCGCTGCAGCGCGTGGTCACGCATGTAACGGGTGTCGATGATGACAGCGTCAGCAATGACGTGCGGCTGAGTTACTGGGAGGCAGCGGATGGCGACCAGTTCACGTTCACGCGGACGGAATATACCAACGGGCAACTGACCGGACAGGAAGAGGGAAGCGCCGAACGCGACAAAAATGGCGGAAGCGTGCGGGTTTTCCGTGAGGGAGATGAGCCGCTGGCGATGCCGGGCGATGTCCTCTTCCCCATCGCCTACAACCTCGCGCTGATCGAAAAAGCGCAAGCAGGACAGCGTGTTTTCAGCAGGGCGCTGTTTGACGGGACAGAGCCGGGAGAGAATCCGACCACGGCTTTCATCGGGAAACCCTTGTCGAAACAATGGGTTGGCGAGGGTGTGGAGGTGGAAGGCGAAGGGAAATCGCTTTCGGCAATGCGGCCCTGGCCGGTGCGCATCAGCTATTTCGACCCGGCGGACCGGGAAGGCGTGCCGAGCTTCGAGATGGGATATGTCTTGTTTCCCAATGGGATAGCCGCCGAGCTGACGCTTGATTACCTCGATGTGCAGCTCAAGGGCCGGCTCAGCGAGCTGACTTATTTCGCGCCGGATTCCTGCTGA
- a CDS encoding DUF3572 domain-containing protein: MERDQAELLAIRALGHIAADEDLLGDFLALSGLAPDELRARAGDADFLGGVLDYMLADEARLLAFCEAEEVKPQWPAAARRALPGGEEVHWA; this comes from the coding sequence ATGGAAAGAGACCAGGCCGAGCTTCTGGCCATCCGCGCCCTCGGGCATATCGCGGCCGACGAAGACCTGCTCGGCGATTTCCTCGCCCTGAGCGGCCTCGCGCCGGATGAATTGCGCGCCCGCGCCGGCGATGCCGATTTTCTCGGCGGCGTCCTCGATTACATGCTGGCGGACGAAGCGCGCCTTCTCGCCTTTTGCGAGGCCGAGGAGGTGAAGCCGCAATGGCCCGCCGCCGCCCGCCGCGCCCTTCCCGGCGGCGAGGAGGTCCATTGGGCATGA